Below is a window of Chloroflexota bacterium DNA.
GTTGTTGAGCCACTTCGGGATCATGGAATTGACCCGAACCGGGCGCGTTGCTATAACCCGGGGGCGCACAACTACCAACGGCAACGGTCGCAAGATGGGAATCTAGATCGACATAACCGTGACGGATTGCGCGTCGATCCTTTCCCTTTCTTCTGTCCGTTCCACACTCTATTACACATTTTAAGGAGAAATATGGCAACCCTCTATTACGAAAAGGATGCAGACCTGGGCCGGCTGGGTGGCCGCAAGATCGCCGTGATTGGCTATGGCAGCCAGGGGCATGCCCATGCACAAAATCTGAGCGATAGTGGCATGGATGTACGCGTCGGTCTGTACGAAGGTTCCGACAGCTGGGACAAGGTGATAGCCGATGGATTGACGGTCAAGACTGTAGCTGAGGCTGCTGCTGAGGCCGACATTATCATGATTGTCATTCCAGACACCAGGCAATCCCAGGTGTACAAGGATAGCATTGAACCCCATCTCGAACCAGGCAACACGTTGATGTTCGCTCATGGTTTCAACATCCGATACGGGCAGGTCGTTCCTCCGGATTTCGTGGATGTGAGCATGATCGCACCCAAGGCGCCCGGACACAGACTGCGCGAGGTGTACACCGAAGGCCAGGGAACCCCTGCACTGTTGGCCGTCTATCAGGACTCCAGCGGCAATGCCAGGGCCGATGCTATCGCCTATGGGGCCGCCATCGGATGCGCCAGGGCCGGACTGCTGGAGACAAGCTTTGCAGAAGAGACCGAGACCGATCTCTTCGGTGAGCAGGCCATCCTTTGTGGTGGCGTCAGCGAACTGGTAAAGGCCGGCTTCGAAACGCTGGTCGAAGCCGGTTATCAGCCCGAGGTAGCTTATTTTGAATGCATGCATGAACTCAAGTTGATCGTGGACCTCTTCTATCGGGGTGGCCTCAGCTACATGCGCTATTCGGTGAGTGATACCGCTGAACATGGCGACTACTACAGCGGTGAAAAGGTAATCACTGACGACACTCGTCATGCGATGAAGGGCATTCTTGCGGACATACAATCGGGTGCCTACGCCGAGGAGTGGATCGAGGAGAGCGCTAAGGGGCGCCCCTGGTTCAACGAGAAACGCCAGCAGGAACGCAACCACCAGATCGAGGAGGTGGGCAAACAACTGCGCGAGATGATGCCCTGGCTGGATCCGGTTGTCGTCGAGTAAGCATTTCAATTTTGAGGAGATCACACCCATGGAAACCAACGGCCCCGTAGGGACTGCACCTGATCAAGACGTTGTAGTATTCTTCGACACCACCTTGAGGGATGGCGAGCAATCGCCTGGTGCAACCTTGAATACCCAGGAGAAGCTTGAGATCGCGCGCCAGCTATCCCGCCTGGGAGTAGATATCATGGAAGCGGGTTTTCCCGCTGCATCCCAGGGCGACCTGGACGCCGTTCGTACTATTGCTGAGACGGTCGGACGGGAACCCCGGATCGACAAGTCGGGCAAGGCCGCGCCACCGCCCGTCATATGCGGGTTGGCGCGGGCCAACAAGAGCGATATCGACAAGGCGTGGCAGGCTGTCAAGGCCGCCGACCGTCCTCGCATTCATACGTTCCTGGCAACCTCACCGGTTCACATGGAGTTCAAGCTTCGCATGAGTCCCGATGAGGTGGTCGAACGGACGCGCGAGATGGTGGCCTACGCCAAAAACCTGTGCGACGACGTGGAATTCTCTCCTGAAGATGCCGGACGGAGCGATCCCCGGTTTCTCTACCTGGTTCTGGCAGCTGCCATCGAGGCCGGGGCCACAACCCTCAATATCCCCGATACAGTGGGCTACACTGTGCCCGAGGAATTCCAGAAGCTGATCCATGACATCCGGGAAAACACACCCGGGGCCAAGGATGTGGTGATCTCCGTTCATTGCCACGACGACCTTGGCCTGGCGACTGCCAACACCCTGGCGGGCGTCGAGGCTGGCGCCCGTCAGGTGGAGGTTACTGTTAACGGTATCGGCGAGCGGGCCGGCAATACGAGCCTGGAAGAGGTGGCCATGGCGCTCTTCACCCGCCATCAGGTGTACGAGCTTGATAGCAATATTATCACCCAGGAGATCCACCGAAGCAGCGATATGGT
It encodes the following:
- the ilvC gene encoding ketol-acid reductoisomerase; the protein is MATLYYEKDADLGRLGGRKIAVIGYGSQGHAHAQNLSDSGMDVRVGLYEGSDSWDKVIADGLTVKTVAEAAAEADIIMIVIPDTRQSQVYKDSIEPHLEPGNTLMFAHGFNIRYGQVVPPDFVDVSMIAPKAPGHRLREVYTEGQGTPALLAVYQDSSGNARADAIAYGAAIGCARAGLLETSFAEETETDLFGEQAILCGGVSELVKAGFETLVEAGYQPEVAYFECMHELKLIVDLFYRGGLSYMRYSVSDTAEHGDYYSGEKVITDDTRHAMKGILADIQSGAYAEEWIEESAKGRPWFNEKRQQERNHQIEEVGKQLREMMPWLDPVVVE
- a CDS encoding 2-isopropylmalate synthase — its product is METNGPVGTAPDQDVVVFFDTTLRDGEQSPGATLNTQEKLEIARQLSRLGVDIMEAGFPAASQGDLDAVRTIAETVGREPRIDKSGKAAPPPVICGLARANKSDIDKAWQAVKAADRPRIHTFLATSPVHMEFKLRMSPDEVVERTREMVAYAKNLCDDVEFSPEDAGRSDPRFLYLVLAAAIEAGATTLNIPDTVGYTVPEEFQKLIHDIRENTPGAKDVVISVHCHDDLGLATANTLAGVEAGARQVEVTVNGIGERAGNTSLEEVAMALFTRHQVYELDSNIITQEIHRSSDMVSRFTGMVVQPNKAIVGANAFAHEAGIHQDGMLKHKRTYEIMDSTTIGLTQSKLVMGKHSGRHAFRVKLEEMGYRLESGDLNEVFKRFKDLADKKKVVTDGDLEALVGDELYQPPETWQIEDIQVQCGTSAIPTAVVRLRNLETGEVVTDAGFGAGPVDAVYQGINRIVGVPNRLVEFVIQAIDEGLDAVGDVTIRIESEEPVGMAERVHGGRGRRIFSGRGVDTDIVVASAKANMQALNKLLAAKEESESVVAVGV